The Candidatus Hydrogenisulfobacillus filiaventi sequence ATTCGGGCACGTTGCGCCGCAGGTAGAGGACGTACAGGGCCGGCACCGCCCCGATCAGGAAGGCAATCCGCCAGCCGTTGACGGGGAAGGCGGGAATCAGCAGAAAGGCCACCAGGGCCGCCACCAGCCACCCCACCGCCCAGAAGCTCTCCAGGAACACAATCCCCCGGCCGCGCCCGGGTGCCGGCAGGTATTCGCTAACCAAGGTGGCCGTCACCGGCAGCTCGCCACCCAGGCCCAGCCCGACCAGGAACCGCAACCCCACCAGCACCGGCACCGAACCGGCCAAGCCGGACAAACCGGTCGCCAGGCTGTAAATGAGCAGGGTGGTCATGAACAGGCGCCGCCGGCCCCACACGTCAGCCAGCAGCCCGGCCAGCGCCGCCCCCGCCGCCATACCCACCAGGGTGGAGCTGGTGATGACCCCCACCGTGACCGCCTTCAAGTGCCAGGCCACCACCAGGGCGGCCACCACGAAGGAAACGATACCCACATCCATGGAATCGAAAAGGGTGCCCAGCCCGGCCACGGTGATCAGCCGGTAGTGAAACCGGCCCAGGTGAAGCCGGTCCAGGGTCTCCGCCACTTTTGCCGCCATGTGCTTGCGCACCTCCCTCGGCCCCAGGGTATGGGGAACCGGGGAGACGGGTGCGACAGCCTGGATTCCAGTTATTGGATCAGGCGCGGCCGGCGGCAGCCCGCCGGGCTTCCAGCCAGCGCATCAGGGCTTCCACCCCGGTGGTGAGCAACCCCACCCCGCGGTCGCGGAACAGCTGTTCCGCCACTGCCCCCGGCGAGCCACCCAACACCCCGGCGAACAGGCAGGGAGGGTCGTCCAGCGCGCGTTCCGACTCGTAACGGGCGGCGGTCTGCCAATCATCCAGGTTGTCGCCGGCATAGACCATGAGCCGCGGCTCCAGGGCGCGGGCGATGCGGAACAGCCCCTCCGGATTGGGTTTGCGCACCCCGGCATCTTCCGTGATCATGGCCTCGGGCGGGAAGAGGGGCACCAGCCCGGCGATCTCCAGCGCCGCCAGGGTCTCACGGAAATTGCGCCCGGTGTAGATCCCGTAACGGAAGGGCAGCCGCTCCAGGGTGCGGGGGGAGACCAGGGGACGTTCATTCCAGAGCAGGCCCCGTTCCCGTACGGTCAGGGCCGGGACGCCGAAGATCTCCTCGCAGCGCTCCCCGGCGTAGTACTCCTGACAGAGGCGGGTGACCCGGTCGCGGTCCCATTCCTCGCGGGCCGCCTGCCAGTCGCGGGCGTCCAGCAGCGGCTCCAGCACCTGGAGCAGG is a genomic window containing:
- a CDS encoding conserved protein of unknown function (Evidence 4 : Unknown function but conserved in other organisms) gives rise to the protein MNPELRPDADGVPGVLATSQAAMQAQVADVVVFDVDGVLMDVHGSYPVVISRAVDAFLAEQGFVADPGTVAITPEETRLFKAAGGFNSDWQLAQGGALVYLVKGRLAGTRSVDAVRAAEPGLEVITRQVAQRGGGLSGLLQVLEPLLDARDWQAAREEWDRDRVTRLCQEYYAGERCEEIFGVPALTVRERGLLWNERPLVSPRTLERLPFRYGIYTGRNFRETLAALEIAGLVPLFPPEAMITEDAGVRKPNPEGLFRIARALEPRLMVYAGDNLDDWQTAARYESERALDDPPCLFAGVLGGSPGAVAEQLFRDRGVGLLTTGVEALMRWLEARRAAAGRA